In Vigna angularis cultivar LongXiaoDou No.4 chromosome 8, ASM1680809v1, whole genome shotgun sequence, the DNA window CAAACCCCAACCTACGAATAGCATCCTTCTTCCTCTGAGGAAGTTCAGGCACAAACTCAATATCCCCCTTCTTAAGCACCCCCAATGGCACTGTACAAAGCACCATATCCCCTCTGAACTCCATCCCACCAGCAGAAACCGCCACCCCATCACTCCCATACTTCACACACTCCACAGTCCTCCCATAGAAAATCGGCAGATCCTCTGCCAATGCGCGAACAAATGTCTCATTTCCCCCTGGAATGAAGCAATGATCACCCCCCATCTCATAGGGATCATCCTGATCCCAATACGCCATCGACAAATTGGACATGAGAGTTGCATTCGCGTACTCCAAATTTGCAAGGTGCCAATTCAACAGCATCCTCTCCTCCTTATCCTCAGCGACCTTGTAAACCCTTCTGAAAGCCTCCAATGCCGTCCCCAATGGCACATCCACCGACTTCACCTCCTCAATCATTGCCTGTCTGAGCTTACAAACCCTCTCTAACAACTTGTTAAACGAAACCTCAACCCTGGAGTCAACTTCAGGGTCAACACTCCTGCCATCAGGCAAATACAGAGGACAAATATCCCTAACCTTATGCAATGGCAAACCCAATTGCCTAGCAAGTACCCCAAGAGGGTTCCCATTTATACCAGTGAGGACACTGCCACCGAAATCTGCTGCAGCCTCAACACCATCACCACTCATCTTCTTCGTCTTGACCCTCCCGCCGGGTCGGGTCCTACCCTCCAAAATCACGACTTTAAACCCCATAAACACTAACTGTCTGGCTGCAACCAAACCCGCGAACCCAGCACCGATCACAATCACCGTTCCTCGATCAGACCCATCGAAAGGTTTCAGCTTTAGGGTTTTTATCTCCTGCGCAAGGCCGAAGTTAATGTAACCGTGCTCCAGGAGGAATCGGTACGCGGTTTCAACCAAACCCTTGTGCTCCGACCGGATTGACCGGAGGGCCCGGTCGTGGGTTAACCAGACAGAAACGTTGGACCGCCACCGCGCCAATATGTGGTTTCGGACGACGATGTAGTTCGATTGCTCGGAGCCACCGACGGTGGAAACCACGTTCGCTTCGATCTCTTCCTCGGTCAACGAGTCCACGGGGAACCCCACCGAGATCGCTATTAGGGCTTCCACGTCGCAGTCCTTGGCTACGTCGCTTCGGCGAGTGGAGGACGGAGCATTGAGTTCCGTGAAGAACTTCTTGCGACGGCGACGTTTTCGCGGCGGTGGAACCGGGTCTTGTCGGGTCGTGGTGGAGTCTGGGGATTCTGGAACGGCGGGCTCGGGCGTCATTTGGGTGGGGAGGGAGGAGTCTGGGTCTTCGGAGGAGTTTTGGGGAGACATTGCGACGTCGTTTTCCGGCGATAAGGTTTGTGACGGTGGCGGTACCGGAGGatgcggcggcggcggcggcggctcCGTCATTGTTAGTGGTGGGTGG includes these proteins:
- the LOC108344615 gene encoding lysine-specific histone demethylase 1 homolog 1 → MTEPPPPPPHPPVPPPSQTLSPENDVAMSPQNSSEDPDSSLPTQMTPEPAVPESPDSTTTRQDPVPPPRKRRRRKKFFTELNAPSSTRRSDVAKDCDVEALIAISVGFPVDSLTEEEIEANVVSTVGGSEQSNYIVVRNHILARWRSNVSVWLTHDRALRSIRSEHKGLVETAYRFLLEHGYINFGLAQEIKTLKLKPFDGSDRGTVIVIGAGFAGLVAARQLVFMGFKVVILEGRTRPGGRVKTKKMSGDGVEAAADFGGSVLTGINGNPLGVLARQLGLPLHKVRDICPLYLPDGRSVDPEVDSRVEVSFNKLLERVCKLRQAMIEEVKSVDVPLGTALEAFRRVYKVAEDKEERMLLNWHLANLEYANATLMSNLSMAYWDQDDPYEMGGDHCFIPGGNETFVRALAEDLPIFYGRTVECVKYGSDGVAVSAGGMEFRGDMVLCTVPLGVLKKGDIEFVPELPQRKKDAIRRLGFGLLNKVAILFPYNFWGGDIDTFGHLTEDLSMRGEFFLFYSYSSVSGGPLLVALVAGEAAIRFEMMSPVESVKRVLDILKDIFNPKGIVVPEPVQAVCTRWGKDHFAYGSYSYVAVGSSGDDYDILAESVGNGRVFFAGEATSKQYPATMHGAFLSGMREAANILRVAKRRSSIPDTSKSNIQEDDDLHKLFLKPDMAFGSFSALYDPKLNDLDSSSLLRVKIGGAGNLYLYALLSKKRIIELSQVEGDENRMRILNRNFGVSLVGRKGLSGAAESLIGSIKLSRHNFDALEN